A part of Aegilops tauschii subsp. strangulata cultivar AL8/78 chromosome 2, Aet v6.0, whole genome shotgun sequence genomic DNA contains:
- the LOC109772634 gene encoding uncharacterized protein isoform X2 encodes MECKDRTKRTSVMLPYTFLPTMPARKLRVAARKIKEILGEYDAIHVRRGDLLKNRKDRFGVERSLHPHLDRDTHPEFIKRRIAKWIPKGRTLFIASNERTPGFFSPLSDRYKLAYSSNFSGILEPIIENNYQLFMVERLIMQGAKTFVKTMKELDSDLALCDDPKKNTKNWEVPVYTR; translated from the exons ATGGAGTGCAAGGATCGGACCAAGCGTACCTCTGTGATGTTACCATACACTTTTCTGCCAACTATGCCAGCTAGAAAACTGAGAGTTGCAGCACGTAAG ATAAAAGAGATCCTTGGTGAATATGATGCTATTCATGTCAGACGGGGTGACCTACTGAAGAATAGGAAAGATAGATTTGGTGTTGAGAGGAGCCTTCATCCTCATCTGGACAGAGATACCCACCCTGAGTTCATCAAAAGAAGAATCGCAAAGTGGATTCCAAAAGGTCGCACTCTTTTCATTGCTTCAAATGAAAGGACACCAGGCTTCTTCTCGCCTCTATCAGACAG GTACAAGTTGGCATACTCATCTAACTTCAGTGGCATATTGGAGCCAATAATCGAGAACAATTACCAGTTATTCATGGTGGAAAGGTTAATCATGCAAGGAGCAAAGACATTTGTGAAGACAATGAAAGAACTAGATAGTGATCTTGCCCTCTGCGACGACCCCAAAAAGAACACCAAAAACTGGGAAGTACCAGTTTACACTAGATGA
- the LOC109772633 gene encoding heat stress transcription factor B-4b codes for MAFLVERCGEMVVSMEMGSGAAGAHGAGGGVAGKPVPAPFLTKTYQLVDDPCTDHIVSWGEDDATFVVWRPPEFARDLLPNYFKHNNFSSFVRQLNTYGFRKIVADRWEFANEFFRKGAKHLLAEIHRRKSSQPPLPSMVPHQAAYHHHYHLGNTFSPPPPPPPAAHHHHHPVYQHFQEEPAAAATSHGGGNGGGDFLAALSEDNRQLRRRNSLLLSELAHMKKLYNDIIYFLQNHVAPVTSPSSVASQRHMPLPGTAAVATSNSCRLLELDMDVDRDSPAAEEDDTVKLFGVALHHGKKKRAHSEERGDVVAHDLGSEV; via the exons ATGGCTTTCCTTGTGGAGAGGTGCGGGGAGATGGTGGTGTCCATGGAGATGGGCtctggggcggcgggggcgcaCGGTGCCGGCGGCGGCGTTGCTGGGAAACCGGTGCCAGCGCCGTTCCTGACCAAGACGTACCAGCTGGTGGACGACCCCTGCACCGACCACATCGTGTCGTGGGGGGAGGACGACGCCACCTTCGTCGTCTGGAGGCCGCCCGAGTTCGCCCGGGACCTCCTCCCCAACTACTTCAAGCACAACAACTTCTCCAGCTTCGTCCGGCAGCTCAACACCTAT GGATTCAGGAAGATAGTGGCCGACAGATGGGAGTTCGCCAACGAGTTCTTCAGGAAGGGAGCAAAGCACCTCCTCGCTGAGATCCACCGGAGGAAGTCGTCCCAGCCGCCTCTGCCTTCAATGGTGCCGCACCAGGCCGCGTACCACCACCACTACCACCTCGGCAACACCTTctcgccgcctccgcctccaccgccggcTGCGCATCATCACCATCACCCGGTGTACCAGCACTTCCAGGAAGAGCCGGCGGCCGCGGCCACGTCGCACGGTggaggcaacggcggcggcgacttCCTGGCGGCGCTGTCGGAGGACAACCGCCAGCTGCGGCGGCGCAACTCGCTGCTGCTGTCGGAGCTGGCGCACATGAAGAAGCTCTACAACGACATCATCTACTTCCTGCAGAACCACGTGGCGCCCGTCACGAGCCCCTCGTCGGTCGCGTCGCAGCGGCACATGCCGCTCCCGGGCACCGCAGCGGTGGCCACGTCCAACTCGTGCAGGCTGCTGGAGCTGGACATGGACGTGGACCGGGACTCGCCGGCGGCTGAGGAGGACGACACGGTGAAGCTGTTCGGCGTGGCGCTGCACCACGGCAAGAAGAAGCGGGCGCACAGCGAGGAGCGCGGCGACGTCGTCGCCCATGATCTCGGAAGCGAGGTCTAG
- the LOC109772634 gene encoding uncharacterized protein isoform X1, which yields MAIPYRITGGHGRRSPLPLPTARAILAAVITGAVLSILCVLSFTHSFSYLGFQPRSVDKRESSRKYLYWGARIDCPGKHCSSCAGLGHQESSLRCALEEALFLDRIFVMPSRMCLSSVHNTKGIIDSSNATSNPRWETSYCAMESLYDIDLISKTVPVVLDNPRSWYGIVSRSTKLGEGDVAHVQGVSRDELKDNPLYSDALLVNRTASPLAWFMECKDRTKRTSVMLPYTFLPTMPARKLRVAARKIKEILGEYDAIHVRRGDLLKNRKDRFGVERSLHPHLDRDTHPEFIKRRIAKWIPKGRTLFIASNERTPGFFSPLSDRYKLAYSSNFSGILEPIIENNYQLFMVERLIMQGAKTFVKTMKELDSDLALCDDPKKNTKNWEVPVYTR from the exons ATGGCGATCCCCTACCGGATCACCGGCGGCCACGGCCGGCGGAGCCCGCTGCCGCTGCCCACCGCGAGGGCAATCCTCGCCGCTGTCATCACCGGGGCGGTCCTCTCCATCCTCTGCGTCCTCTCATTCACCCACTCCTTCTCCTACCTGGGGTTCCAGCCCAGGAGCGTCGACAAGCGGGAGAGCAGCCGCAAGTACCTCTACTGGGGCGCCCGCATCGACTGCCCCGGCAAGCACTGCAGCTCCTGCGCCGGCCTCGGCCACCAGGAGTCCAGCCTCCGCTGCGCCCTCGAGGAGGCCCTCTTCCTCGACAG AATATTTGTCATGCCCTCAAGGATGTGCCTTAGTTCAGTGCACAACACAAAGGGGATAATTGATTCAAGCAACGCAACTTCAAATCCAAG ATGGGAAACGAGTTATTGTGCAATGGAATCCTTATATGATATAGACCTCATATCGAAAACTGTACCTGTTGTTCTGGACAATCCGCGTTCATGGTATGGGATAGTATCGAGAAGTACAAAACTGGGAGAAGGAGACGTAGCGCATGTGCAAGGAGTTAGCAGGGATGAACTCAAAGATAATCCACTTTACTCAGATGCTCTTCTTGTAAACCGCACTGCAAGTCCTCTTGCTTG GTTTATGGAGTGCAAGGATCGGACCAAGCGTACCTCTGTGATGTTACCATACACTTTTCTGCCAACTATGCCAGCTAGAAAACTGAGAGTTGCAGCACGTAAG ATAAAAGAGATCCTTGGTGAATATGATGCTATTCATGTCAGACGGGGTGACCTACTGAAGAATAGGAAAGATAGATTTGGTGTTGAGAGGAGCCTTCATCCTCATCTGGACAGAGATACCCACCCTGAGTTCATCAAAAGAAGAATCGCAAAGTGGATTCCAAAAGGTCGCACTCTTTTCATTGCTTCAAATGAAAGGACACCAGGCTTCTTCTCGCCTCTATCAGACAG GTACAAGTTGGCATACTCATCTAACTTCAGTGGCATATTGGAGCCAATAATCGAGAACAATTACCAGTTATTCATGGTGGAAAGGTTAATCATGCAAGGAGCAAAGACATTTGTGAAGACAATGAAAGAACTAGATAGTGATCTTGCCCTCTGCGACGACCCCAAAAAGAACACCAAAAACTGGGAAGTACCAGTTTACACTAGATGA